In one window of Zingiber officinale cultivar Zhangliang chromosome 11A, Zo_v1.1, whole genome shotgun sequence DNA:
- the LOC122031475 gene encoding probable CCR4-associated factor 1 homolog 11 — protein MAVAVVNNDMLISSSAASTSRVEVRSVWAHNLDEEFSLIRSALPFHPFVALDTEYPGVVVTSKGPYCTLTLPQRYDLIRANVEALRIVQVGLTLSDAAGNLPCALYSDGTYVRYVWEFNFRDFDISRDRYAPSSVELLKANGIDFQKNQMWGIDSCRFAQHLATSGLLSFGHFSPVSWVTFQGAYDFAFLVKMLTCDCELPKTVREFLHLVHFFFGKRVFDVKHLSKHCPGLYGGLERVASTVQVERAVGSRHQSGSDSLLTWQVFYQIASRVNPQLIDRPEHMGALFDLELQ, from the coding sequence ATGGCTGTCGCAGTTGTCAACAACGATATGCTAATTTCCTCTTCCGCCGCCAGCACCAGCAGAGTCGAGGTTCGCTCCGTGTGGGCTCATAACCTCGACGAGGAGTTTTCCCTCATCCGTTCCGCCCTCCCGTTCCACCCCTTCGTAGCATTGGACACCGAGTATCCTGGCGTCGTCGTCACTTCCAAAGGTCCCTACTGCACCCTCACCCTCCCCCAGCGCTACGACTTGATCCGGGCCAACGTCGAGGCCCTCCGCATCGTCCAGGTTGGTCTCACTCTCTCCGACGCTGCCGGCAACCTCCCATGTGCCCTCTACAGTGACGGCACTTATGTGCGTTACGTGTGGGAATTTAATTTCCGCGACTTCGACATCAGCCGCGACCGTTACGCCCCTTCCTCCGTCGAGCTGCTCAAGGCTAATGGCATCGACTTCCAAAAGAATCAAATGTGGGGCATCGACTCTTGCAGATTCGCCCAGCACTTGGCCACCTCCGGCTTGCTTTCCTTTGGCCACTTTTCTCCCGTCTCCTGGGTTACCTTCCAAGGCGCCTATGACTTCGCGTTCCTAGTGAAGATGCTGACATGCGACTGCGAATTACCAAAGACCGTTCGTGAGTTCTTGCACCTTGTTCACTTCTTTTTCGGCAAAAGGGTGTTCGATGTGAAGCACCTTAGCAAGCATTGTCCTGGGCTTTACGGAGGATTGGAGCGGGTGGCCTCTACAGTCCAAGTTGAGCGAGCAGTGGGATCTCGACATCAGTCCGGCTCCGATAGCTTATTAACATGGCAGGTGTTCTACCAAATCGCTTCTCGTGTGAATCCACAACTCATCGATCGTCCAGAACACATGGGAGCACTCTTTGACCTCGAACTCCAATAG